A window of Rhipicephalus microplus isolate Deutch F79 chromosome X, USDA_Rmic, whole genome shotgun sequence genomic DNA:
tgctcgacatgctgaagaatgccgccagcttgcccgctctttttctaccgaggaccagtggcagcagcaatcccgcctgACTGgagaccgttcggctccaaactttccacctggttctttagtatggcttcgggcacctgctactgcacctggccgctccgcaaaacttcttcctaaatacatcgggccacaccgcgttgtagagcaaacgtcactcgtcaactatatcgtggagcccatcatcccatccacagacctacgctaccgcggccgtgacactgtccacgtctctcgcctcaagccTTATTATGACcaattagtcgtttcttctccctaatccgccaggatggcgcctttttctgcggagggcgattgtagtgaagaagaggggcctcggcagcatttctcggcgcctcaggggcatcgccatcagcttaagctcgtgcttgctgcgcttggccggacgctgctgactgcttcgccttctgcgttctgctctgcaaataaaccccgttacattattattattattattattattattattattattattattattattattattattattattattattattattattattattattattattattaaggaaTATCTAGACTCTTGAGTTCTCGCACACCTTTCGTCAAACTATATACGCCGTGGTATGTTTTCCAGAACAGGAATATGCGTGATCAGGAATAAAATATCTAATTGTGCAGCATTCACAACCATCGCTTTGCTAGAAAGGCATTTGGATATCGTTCTAAAACTGTTCAGTTATAGTCACTTCCATCAATTCACTGCTGAAGAAACAGCGCTGATCTGCTATTGTTCACGGTGCAATGAGGAAGAACAACACGCCGTAGTGGGCCACCCCCTCAGCCTGAAGAGCCAAGCGCGAGCTGCGTGCTGACCTGCCCTCGGGCCGGTTGTCGCCGCCCGCTTCCAGCGTCCATAAAGCTCCTGCTCAGGTATACTATACTAGCTCAGATGAATCCCGTTTCAGTTTTCAATCCCATTTCAATAAATCCCGTATCATATCTTGCCCTCGACTATTCAGTTGTATCATTGTTAGGATTGCTCGTAATATGATCAAAGTGCGTTGCTATTCAGTGCGGCTGCAAAGCATCAACTTTTGAGCAGTCGAAAGAGGAAACGACATGCATGTCCAAAAGGCCAGTGAAATGTAGAGTATGGTGCTTTTAATatgacaaaagaaaagaaaaagtacgGGCTATAGACTTAATATGCCACAGATCGTACCCCCTTCCCCAATCCCTGTCCATCACACGCATAAAATACGAAACGTCTTCCCTGCCGTGCGACCGAATGCGCGAAGAGGACATGCGTCGTCCacacgttgttgtttttttcttaggtTTGGGTGGAGCGCTCAGGCGCACGTGCGCAAAGCTCACCGTGCGCTTGTCTTTGCTCGAATAAGTTTATTGAGCCCGCAGTGAACAAAGGGCTTGCAAAGAAGAACGAGACATTCTCAAAGCGTGTTGGCTTCTTAGAATTCGTTTTGGAGCAGTAAGGTCGCATCGGACGTGTATCCGTGGAGCGGGTGCCACAGGGGCCCGGGTCGTCGGGAGGAGAGGCGGCTAGAAGGCGGAGTCAGCTTTCCCGGATTTATTGCTTTGAGAATTTCTGCCGGGGAACAAAACCACCTCAGCCGATTTCAAGACGGCCAGGCAAGCGGCATGGTCGGGTCATGGGTGACGCGACCGAGGAGCAGAAGCGGAAAATGTCATCCGTTGACGCTAATGGTCAACGTGGGTGCACGGTGCGGCCGAAGTAGAGCGTCCCGCGAATTCCTTTTCTCCTTCTTGAGAGCAAGGAAGGGGGGAGCATATCCactgttttcattattttttttttcagctgcgtGGGGTCGCGTGGCTCAGGGAGGGAACAGAGGAGAGTTTGTTGGGCGCGGCCCGAGTGGATGGTCTTGCAGTAAACGCTGCCTTTAACCAGACTCTGGCTCTTCCTTTGCGTTGTCAGCGTGCACTTGGATCACCAAGCCGCTGTCGATACCTACAACATCACGATCACGAAATCTGGCTGAAAGTTCATTTATGCCGTACAATTATCCGCACACATGGACCTCTTCGAGTTGGAAAACTTTCTAATGACCTTTGCCAACCACAATCCATGAACAAACATGGTGGCAATTCACGTTCCATTCTCATAGGAATAATGTACCTCGGGCTCAACCACCTTGTATGTCAACTATGCCACTTGCATTGATATTGCTTATGACATCTCTCGGCACCTCCCTTGCTGGCTGCTCAGTGTGCTCTAAGCTGCCTTCAATGAGTAAAACAAATTATCCGCCTTTCTGTTCTTCGCAAAACTTTTATATCCTCAGGGTGCTTCAAGGAACGTGTCTAAAAATACTGACAATAATTGAAGGTTCTGCGATATTTTTACTCGCTGGCTACGGCATTATTAACGgcagtgtttatttatttatttatttatttatttatttatttatttatttatttatttatttatttatttacttatttatttatttatttagagcaGGGAGTCTGTCGGTTCACGCAGGAGGATCGAAGTCACTCCTGCGAACAACGCAATGGCACTTTGAGAATTCCAAAAAGCCGCCACTGGTGAAACCCAACTGGTTTCGCTTTCACCGCTGAAGGAGAAAGAAGCCCAGCACTCTTCAATGTTTTTGCATAAACAATGCATCAACCTCACTTTGAAAGTAAGCGGGTGGTGATTGTCAGAAAAGCACACCTGGCACATGCTGGTAACCAATTCAGAACTCGCATCACTGCCATAGTAGACACAAACATGCAGTGACTTTTGGTCGTCTGCTTGGGAATGGCGCTGCGTGTCGCAATAATACTTTTTGCTGCAAGCAAGAAGTCTGAATAATGTTTTAGTCGCGTGTAAAACAATTAAACACTTAGCAGCGTCGTCAAAATTCCTAACTAGTTCGTCAGACGTCCTCCAATTCCAAGAAACGCGAGCATGCTCTTGCCGAGTTTCGCAGCTACGCTTTTTAAACCACAGAAACAAAACCACCATCAGTACGATCAggtgaagtaaaaaaaacatttttctgaCAAAAACATTTAAAGGTACGGCAACTGCAAACAATAAGCATGCAATAATACTACGAAACGCGTTTATAGCAATGTTTGCAGACTTTTATGTCTCTTGGTTGACAGACTTTTAAATTCACAAAAATATGCAACCGAAGATTGAAAAGTAGTAACACTTTTATAATTTTTAATTACTTTAAATATAAATAAGTTTACAGTTCGTGCATAATCttgcacaaaaattcaatgtttaCAATGTTGCCTAAATTTGGTTAACATTTACGTACAATGTGGCCTAAACTACTTGCTACACAAATAtttgtttaaatttatttttaaaattttgaaaAGTGAGCACAAAAATAAGAAATTTTTGTTTTTTAGTCAACTTTAGGATGCATTGTGCGTTGTACTATTATTATAAAATTATCCTCGCGGCAAATCGCACACGTGACACATGTATGTTTTGTACACGCAACGCGCCTGTTCCAAAATGGGCTAGCCTGAAACTTCCCAAACGGAAATATCATTTTGTACGATTTTATTGCGAACACCATGCTCGTCAAGTTTTATTTGCGCTAGTTCTGCAAGTCATCCACTTTGCGAAGCAAGGTTAGCAAGGTGAAAGTCATGTGCGAGTCGCGGCCTTCGATAAATGTCCATCACTTCGAACACGTGTTTTCCAAGCGTGTTATGAAGGAACACCTTATCTAATTGCGTAGCTCTGGCGTCTACACCTAGCAAGACGCCCATGAATTCTCATCTAGAAAACCACCACCACTGTGCCTTGCCTCAGTACTTGGACTCCCAACCCACCTATAAAGTTCCCACCCCAAGATGAGTAACTTTTACCGCatgttcgcgggatcgaatcccggctgcagcggctgcatttttggtggaggcgaaaatgctgtgggcccgtgtgttcagatttgggtgcacgtttaaaaaccccaagtggtcctaatttctggagtccttcactacggtgtctctcttaatcatgtggtggttttgggacgaccACATATCTACTGCTATCGTTTtacagtaaatgaaaaaaaaaaactgacaaaaaaTGTGTAATACAAATCCATTCTGTTATCGACAATGCAAACTATAAGTTTGCTTGCATTTTACAAGACAAAGCGATAATGTTTCTCTCAGAGGGAACTTTCTAGAgattcacctttctttttttcaagtttaGTAGCGCCCGCATATATTTAACTGAAGTGTAATATCAAAAGCTTTAAAACGCTGCAACTTTCTGTACTATAACTAGTCATTCTCAGTTGGTTGCACTAAACTGTAGCGGAAAGCGGCAGGGATTACCCGGTAAATCTTCCTGACTTGAGAAaacatttttattgttttgtttagtTTCAAATTCCGATCCCAGGATCAACATTCTAGTGGTAGCTTTATCCACCATCTATTAGCTGATAATGATCACATCCGAGGCTACCAGATTGCGATGCGAGAACAAATTATCAACAAGACGAAGCACAAAAATGCAGCGTCTCACTTCTTTCAGAgaccaaaagaaaaaggaaattcATTCCAAATATGTAGGTTATTTTGTCCTGCATTACCAAGCTGTGCCCTGATTATGGCAAGTTaacgacataaaaaaaaaacctagagtGTCGTCATCTGTCAGAATTATAAACATTTGATTCAGATAAGACTTCCTGCAATTCTCATCCATGCAAACTCAGTCCTATTTGTTATATACCGTTTGTGACATATGCCACTCACAGTAACTGTGATTCTTCATCAGAGTCAGGATTTTGGTTTATATAGTTTGCATTCTAGGCATGCACAATATTTACTAAACATAGCGCTAACACTCAACAGGTCAGTGTGTGAGCTGACCTGTTGTCTTTCATATTGTCACATAAATGGTTATAGCAAATGTAACGCTTTCCATACTCTATTCTAAACAATGGCACTTTTACTATATTGGCACTTCATATGCAAAAAGAAATGAGTTACCAAAgtattttttcagaaataaaatgtTTTGTCTGCACATGTTTGATGTAAATTTTCCACTTCATTTGAATGTAAGCAAGATATCTTCGAGATATGTAGCAAAAGTAAGTATTAATTTGGAGATGTCACAAATTTCATGTCCAAAAATCTTTTTTGCCTCGCCGCAgaggtctagtgcctaaggtactcggctgctgacccacaggtctcaggatcgaattccggctgtggtgactgcattttccatggaggcggaaatgctgtaggcccgtgtgctcagatttgggtgcacattaaagaatcccaggtgattgaaatttctggagtcctttaccacagcgtctctcatcatcatatggtagttttgggatggtaaatcccacatatcaatcgatcagtGTACAAAAATTGAATGTGTTATCTTTTATAATAAACTCTCCTAAACAGGCTCAAGGTTTTTAATTTCAATCAAGCAATTAACAGTTTATCCCTCTATTAAAATCTTCCTAAGTTTACTTCctaaggttcttttttttttttcaaataaaaaattaCTGCAAAAGCTTCCTGAACAAACGTGCAGGTGGCTTTGATGTGTATGTGACCTTTCGTGGTGTCATGGAAGACTGGCAGGTATAATTTACAAAACCGTGTATGAATTTAAGGTTTAGATGGAATAATGAAAATTCTTCACAATGGCTTTTCTATTTTCTTTATAGATACTTTGAGGCCTATAATTTCCACTATCTTCATAATGTTAGAATTTCTTTGATGTGAattttgtccttgtttttttattctttttttcatcaGGTTTTAATTTGCATGATATAGATAACATGGTACTTATAgggtcttttttttctccaagaTAAACCTAGGTAAAAGGTCTGAACAAATTTATTATACAAATTTCTTGCAGAGGGTCAAGGTTTCAGCTAGTggtctagaatgtctcgtgaaaGAACTCAGGTTTGCTCATGCCCCCTGCACTTCGTTACATGTCAACAGCTGGGATGCTGCATTGTTTAGACTTTTTTTAAAAAACCAGGGTACTACAAAGCGTCATGGGTACCATAACTACAGCAGTAATCTGCATGATCGGCATGCACATAGCAAGAACTTGTAACACTGTTCCAAATTTTAAGATCTCCACAAGCAAGGGCAGAAATTTGTCAGCCATGTAAATTGAGAGCACTGATGCTAAGAAGGTGGCATCAGTGATGAAAGTTTCGATCAGAAATATATGGTATATTTTCTGTTCGGTTTATTTAGCACACTCATTCTTTATGATGCCAGGACAAGTGGAATGATGCATATCTACATCTCAGCAGTTTTTTAAATGCAGTAGTGTGGCCAGCATGATGCCATATATTGACTCTTAAGAGTGATGCTTTCATGGTGGCTGTTTGTGAAGCTTTGTGAAGTAAAGCATACTTGATTTTTTACTTTTAATTTAAAGAAAGCACCTTTCAGGCATCTGCCATCAATCATAGTTTATAAAGTTTCCTTGTGAGCATGAAAAACTTGTTCGACAGTTAATCGGTTAAATGGTTTAGACACTtcaatgtgctgttttacttaGAAACATCTTGTGGGCATTATTATGTTAGAGGTTTTGTCAAGTAAGTAATCTCTATCTATGTTATCGATTACGAAGAGTGCATTATAACTGCTAAGATTGTCAAGGTCAAGTTTATTACTAATTTCGGTTCGGTTACAGCATTGGCATAGTACAAGAGGAAGTCCCAAAggttcagagaaactgacagggggacctcctatgatGACAtgaatggggtaattacaaaaaaaatgtacAGTAAAAAGTTCAAATTTGGGAGCAATGCCTAACGAGCCTAATTGACAGTAACAATACAAATATTACATGATAGTAATACTACTGATAAAATTAGACCTGAAAATATTCAATAGCAGGTGATAAAACTAGAACAAAGCAAGATTAAAGAACTGTACATGACAAATGCAACTACTTTTAAATCAGTTGCATAAGTTGTACAAAAGCAAATGTTAATATAAAATTAACACAAAACTGTTAAaagctattaacagttaattacaAAAATCAGATGAGTCCATCAATTTCTTGAGAAAATGTTTTTTGTTACGCAAGGTGGAAATATGAATGTTGTGCGATGATTTTAATTTGAAGGGCAATGAATTCCAAAATTCTATGCTTGAAAACAAGGTtgtgaacttgccgtagtttgttcTTACGGCTGGCAAAAGGAGATTATTGCAATGGGAAAACCGGGTCATATTGCTATTAGTTAAATAATgatgatcaatgcatgcaatgACAATATCATTCGTGATGAGCCTATAGGCTACTATGGACAGTATGTGGCAAAATGGTAGCATGTTAAGCTAAAGGATGATGGAAATGGGCTAAAAGTCATAAGTCTAACCACTTGATTCCGCAGTCGCTGCAATTGTTCTATGTGCATGAACTAGGCGTTCGCCCAAGATGACACACAATACGAAACATGACTGTGAATATAGGCAAAATACAAAGAATCTGTGACATGAGGCAGAAAATAAGTTAGTGTCTTGATGATAACATTGATTCTAAGTGCAAGTTTTACAGAGTGAAGCGGCATGTTTATGCATTTTTGGTTAATTTCATAAGATGATGCTAAGAAACCCTGCTTCAGTACAAATGTTTATGACGTTATTGCCGATGTGAAGAGAAGTTGGTATATCAAGTGAAATTCGCAGAGAATGAAACACTATAAAGAAGGCTTTAGTAGCATTGATCTGCAGCTGATTACTTTGGCACCATAAATCTGTGTTCAAGTGAATCTGGAGCGTAGAAATTGATTTAGATGATTTGAAGATGGTTCTGTCATCAGTGTAGAGTATGCACTTGGTCCTAGTAAGAATGGTAGTTAGCTAGGTCATTAATAAACATGCAAATAATAGTGGGCCTAAAATTGATCCCTGTGACACACCTATATTAATGAACTTGGGTGAATAAAGATTACCATTAAAGTGTACCATTTGAGACCAATTAGTGACATAGCTTTTAATAAAGCTTAGAGGAGGGCCAGGCATGCCGAAAGATTGCAGTTTTTTAAGTACAATGCGATGATTTATTGTGTCAAAAGCCTTTGTCAAATCAACAAAAATGAATCTCACGAGTAGTGCTCTGTCAATAGCTTCTTTAATTTTCTCAGTTAAGGTAATTAGTGCCATTTCAGTCGAATAAGCTGGACGAAATCCAAATTTTTGTGGAGACAAAAAGTTAAATTTTTCAAATAAGGCATTAATATTATGTGGAAGTGTCTTTGAATTGCtttaccaaaaaaaaaggaaggatacAGATAGGCCTATAATTCTGGACAGAAGTATTATCACCCTTTTTAAAGATGGGAACTATTTTACCAACCTTAAGGCAGCTCGGAAACACACCCGCAAAAAACAGCTTGTTGATAATATGGGCCAAAGATTGGGATATTATGCTTGAAACTAGTTTCACTTTAAAAGGATCAATATTATTTAACCATCACTCGTGGTCTTCAATGATACGATGACCTGAAAGACTTCATCTGCGGAGGTCGAATGTAAATAAAATGAATGACCACACCATGGTATATCAAAAGCCCGATTTGCTGATTGCTGCTTATCCGCAGATATGCAGAAATGCTCACTAAATACAGTGGCCACTTTTCCAGGATCGGTATAAATTTCGTCGCCTTGATTTATCTTTATTGTGGGTGCTAAGCCCTCCTTTTCGTTCGCAAATTCTTTGATGATTTGCCAGCTACTCCCGTGTTACCCATATTTTAAAAATAATATCCAGGTAGTAATTGTGGTACAGTGCACTAGAATGGGGCAGTGGGCTCACGGAAGGGTGGAGAGTGATGCACTTTATGTTGTCGCCGACAAGTGGCGTGGTTGGTAGCTTAACCTGAAGCTATTCGGCTGGTTGAAAAGCGCGGCTATGGCACGATGCTGTCTTGCGGGTGATAGTAACAGCGCCTGTGCCACTTTTCGGGGTGATGTTAAATTACATCCACTGTGACTGATTTGCGGAGGGTGGGGGATTCTTTAAGCGGCTTTTGCATGGACGGATGCTCCTCCACACAGCTGCTGCAGTACAAAGGCGTGTAGTTAGaagcattcaatttttttttttacctgctaaTCGATACGATGCTCAATACTATTTCGTCGCTGCAGCAATAATAGCGACTTCGTTCCCGCCTTTCGAGCCCCACTTTGCAAATTAAAAGAAGGCATCATTTTCTCATTTttccaattcttttttttttcttgcatgtcAGCGGGGATAATTGCAACTAACCtgtttaatgcttttttttttgttagtcatTTAGGGGTTGAGTCAATTGGCTTTGTGATAAGTTTATCCGTGTCGTAATCTTGACAATCTTTTTAATTGCACTGGTAGATCATACAAGGTTATCAAGGCCGGTTGGACTCGTAGGCAAATACCATAATATAGCTATAGATCTAATGAAAAATTATCTACACAAATTTATCGGAGTACATAAATAATCTACATTATGTGGGTGCACATAGTTTTACTACATCGTAGAATCGCGCCAGTTCTTCAGCAGCGTGAATACAGCAGGACACAACGAAACACTCGACAGTGTCACATGCCGATAAACTGATTTTATTTGCACAATTAATACTTTGTCTATGTATGCTCAAATGCTTGCTATATCacaatataaattaaaaatacaGAAATTGTTACTCGTGATCAAATAATAAACAGACGCAGCGAACATAAATAAACGTCTGCTAAACGactgcaaaaatgaaaaaaagaacagtgaaGAATATTCAATATATTTCACAAACCTATAGGTAGGCATCCAAAGGCCGAAGACAGAAGTGTCGTTACTCTGCAACTACGCTAAAGAACGAGCAATGCACACAACACAAAAGAATCTATGCATATAGTTGCAGTGAGCATATCTGCATATCTTGCAGtgagtgggctcggtggcacggTCGCTATGACACCAACTCACCGCACATTCTTATTCTTTGCACAGCTACTCGTCGTGGCCTGCTGCCACTGTGGTGCCGTCATAAGAGTTTCTAGGACAACGACTGCTACCAGAGCTTACCACTTTAACAGCGCAATGGCCGCTCCATTGTCGTCTTTCCGGGAGGCTTTGTCTGCGCGGCCTGTTAGGGATATCCTGAGTCTTCATCCATGGGATCCTCTGCCCGGCCCTCGACTTCCGTTCGACAACAATGCTGGTTGGTGGCTACGCCCCTCAAGGACCACGTTTGCAGGCCTCAGCCCTGCGTCTGATCCCGAGCGTCAACGACAGTGTCCGGCTTCTGCTGCCTTGCCTGTGCAGCCGCCCTTGCCGATGCGCATGCTCCGTCCGGGACCACACACCCTCAACTTTTCTGCACGTGACAGCACCCATAAAAAGCACCGCGACATCATCGCTGCTTTCAGTGGTCTCGGTGGCACGGTCGCTAGGACACCAACTCACTCCACACCATTACTCTTTGTGCAGGTAACAAatcatttttctttatttactaAACCTACAAGTTATCGTGGTCTCTTAGTACTGCCGTGCCCACATGCAGCATTTGCTATTCTTTGCGGTTGTGTGAATATCACTCAGTCTCTTGATACAGTGTGGCGATGTTGAGCTAAACCCAGGACTGGCCACTCGTGTCTCTGCCAGTGATGAACACTCTGATGTGTTGGCAACTTTGCGTGAACTAAAAAGGGGCAAGTCAATACTACTCAACGAAATAAAATGTATTCAAGAAAAACAGGCTGATAACGATAAAATGCTCAATGACATAAAAGAGAGGCTCAAGAAAATTGAAGGGGTGTGCCAATTCCTGACGGCAATCAAAGCTGATGTAAAGAGTGTGCATGAGCTTGCAGAGGCAAACGCACATCACATTGAAAAAATAACTGCGCACACAGATGACACAGAAGACAGAGCAAGGCAAAATAACTTGGTGTTCTACGGGATATATGATGAGTCAAACGAGAATTGGACAAAATCCGAGAAAAAATTATCAGGTTTTCAAGCAATCACCTCAAATTAACTATTTCCCCGAGAGACATAGAATGCACACACAGGTTTGGAACTTATTCACCTAATAAAACTAGACGAAGTTTGGTAAAGTTCACTCATTTTAAAGATAAAGAAAAAGTACTTCTTTCTAGCAGAAATAACAAACACCTAATCATTAACGTTGCGCAAGATTTCTGTCCAGCTACTTGACTAGCCAGAAAAAAACTGGTCGAGttcaaaaaaacacaaaatttttccaGCCGCCTTCATCATAACAAGCTTGTAGCAGGGAAGAACACCTATGTGTATGACCTAGTTGGGCAACAAGTCGTTCTTCACGACCCGTAGCAGTTGGCCAGTGGTCGCCCTAATGGTGCTAAAAActatttttcgtttctttttactAACATAAGGAGCTTATTACCAAAGCGTGATATCTTAGCCAGCTTAATTGATTCTTCCAATTCAAACGTTCTAGTACTAACTGAAATGTGGCTGAACTCTTCAATCAATAGCGTCGAAGTATTTTCTTCTCAGCCTGATTACAGTGTTTTTCGTAATGACCGTGACAGCCAGTGTGGCAGTGGCGTGCTCATTGCTACTCACAGAGACCTTAACTACTCCCGCATCAATATACCTACCTCACCTGAAATGGTATTTGTGTGCTTCAAAGCCGCTCATTCGCACGTAATCTTTGGAGCATGCTATCACCCGCCAGATTCCGACAGCACGTTCATTCCCATGTTTCATGACGCACTAAAATCCCTGAAAACTCAATTTCCTAATGCCACAGTTGTCTTATATGGCGAATTTAATTTTCCGAACATAAAATGGTCTTATCTCGTCTTCATCACATCGAAAAAAACATTGAAAGCAACTTTGTCGATACATGTTTAACATTTTCTCTAACTCAAATTGTTAATGCAACAACAAGGCAATCCATAAATTCAGCCAATATACTTGATGTCATATTAACCACTCATCCTGACAGAGTCACCTCAATTTCATACCTCGATGAAATCAGCGATCATAAGGTCATTCATGGTTTTTTCAAAGGTAGACTGAACCGGCCCACAAAAACAACCAAGAAGCTCACCTTATACGATAAGGGCGACTATATCAGCTTCATTATAGAATTAGAAATATTCTGGCAATTATTATTCAAAGATTTTAATGAAAGATCTGTTACAACAAATTGGTTAATGTTTAAATCCAAAATAAATGAGCTGATCAGTACTTACATCCCACCCATTGAAATTCGTGATTGTAGGACTTCCCGCTGGTTTAATCTTGAACTTAAAAGGCTTAAAAACAAGAAGAAGCGGCAATTTCGCTCCGCAAAAAGCACCAACAATGCCGTGGCGTGGCAAAAATATCAGGCCACAGCAAAACTGTACTGCTCTGTTGTAGATAAAGCAAAACGATTCTTTAATGAAACAACCTTGCCGAATTTACTCCGCACTAATCCAAAACAGTTTTGGAAGATGATTAACCCGCGACACGAAAACAAGTGCATATCAATATTGGATGATACTTGACAGCCTATCGCCAATAACGAAGTAGCTGAGCACTAAACCTTACTTTTTCTTCTGTCTTTACCAGAGAATCAATTGATAACCTTCCTCATGTATCTCCCCTCAACTACCCTCCCATGGCCGATGTCATATTTTCACTTCAAGGCATCCAGAAAATTATCGAATCGTTAAAACTTACTTCATCCTGCGGCATCGATGGCATCAATGctaaggtgctcaaaaacaccaAAGAAATCACCAGTGTTATTCTTCCTCATATATTTCAGCAATCACTCTCACCTGGCATTGTTCCTCatgactggaaagtgggtaaCATCGTTC
This region includes:
- the LOC142776840 gene encoding uncharacterized protein LOC142776840, coding for MAAPLSSFREALSARPVRDILSLHPWDPLPGPRLPFDNNAGWWLRPSRTTFAGLSPASDPERQRQCPASAALPVQPPLPMRMLRPGPHTLNFSARDSTHKKHRDIIAAFSGLGGTVARTPTHSTPLLFVQYKVGLRVVRWTHAVPLPKNSQASAKFPSFWSVDRLLRELHMCYTGYITSPTQYLGT